A single genomic interval of Malania oleifera isolate guangnan ecotype guangnan chromosome 13, ASM2987363v1, whole genome shotgun sequence harbors:
- the LOC131145793 gene encoding transcription factor WER-like produces MEGGGGDSGRGMEYKKGLWTVEEDRILMDYIRAHGKGRWNRVSKLTGLRRCGKSCRLRWMNYLSPSIKRGDFSEEEDDLIIRLHNLLGNRWSLIAGRVPGRTDNQVKNHWNTHLSKRLGINKGKKKNGASLQKPPAKIEGNPNNPLNPTSEIVLGNTIASEGQGSEETKDELSSHAVAFDSTQDSIMSWGHCDNSFSLFNDDLNMCTPSLMELLNESSLDFVWNEL; encoded by the exons ATGGAAGGTGGAGGTGGTGATAGTGGTAGAGGGATGGAGTATAAGAAAGGGCTGTGGACAGTGGAGGAAGACAGAATTCTAATGGACTACATTAGAGCCCATGGCAAAGGCCGATGGAATCGCGTTTCCAAACTCACTG GATTGAGAAGGTGTGGGAAGAGTTGCAGGTTAAGGTGGATGAATTATCTGAGCCCCAGCATCAAGCGAGGTGACTTCTCAGAAGAAGAAGACGACCTCATCATTCGCCTACACAATCTCCTTGGGAACAG GTGGTCTTTAATTGCGGGGCGTGTTCCTGGTCGAACCGACAACCAAGTCAAGAACCATTGGAATACCCATTTGAGCAAGAGGCTCGGGATCAacaaaggaaagaagaaaaatggagCTTCATTGCAAAAACCTCCCGCAAAAATAGAGGGAAACCCTAATAATCCCTTGAATCCAACTTCTGAGATTGTTTTGGGCAACACTATTGCTAGTGAAGGCCAAGGCTCAGAAGAAACCAAAGATGAGTTGTCTTCACATGCGGTCGCGTTTGATAGCACACAAGACTCTATCATGAGTTGGGGTCATTGTGATAACTCTTTCTCGCTTTTTAATGATGATTTGAATATGTGTACACCTTCTTTAATGGAACTTTTAAATGAATCCTCTCTTGATTTTGTTTGGAATGAATTGTAA